The Monodelphis domestica isolate mMonDom1 chromosome 5, mMonDom1.pri, whole genome shotgun sequence DNA segment TAGGCACTGGATGCTTGTTAATGTTATTGTAAGTGCTAGGGggcttttcctttttgcttttcatctaatttccttcctatcttcttcCTTTTAGATTGATTTTGAAGATGTGatagcagaaccagaaggaacaCACAGCTTTGATGGAATCTGGAAGGCAAGCTTTACCACCTTCACTGTGACGAAATACTGGTTTTACCGCTTGCTCTCTGCACTCTTCGGCATACCAATGGCACTCATCTGGGGCATTTACTTTGCCATCCTTTCCTTCTTGCACATCTGGGCAGTTGTGCCATGCATCAGGAGCTACCTGATTGAAATCCAATGTATCAGTCGGATCTATTCAATCTGCATCCATACCTTCTGTGACCCACTCTTTGAGGCTATTGGCAAAATATTCAGTCATGTCCGGATCGCCTTACAGAAAGAAATATAGATGACATTTGAAGGAGAAAAGTCCACCtgattcctttttgtttttattgtcttGGTGCCGATTTCAAGTTTCAATTGCTTGTACAAGAAGTTGTTAGTATCTCGGCCCGGAACAAAGAAATCACTTGCTCAGTTTTTATTCTTACTATTTATCCCTCGTGGATACTTTTCTGTACTTCTTAGCAATCTGCATTTCTTAAACCACCCTAACTCCTAAACCTTTCCCATTTCCTGTGCATGCATTATCATTTCACTAAGCGATGAACAGATAGGGGTATTCTTTTCAGAGAAATTGACATTAATATAATGAagaacttcaaaataaaaaataaagtgctttCCCACACTAGAATGCTGATCGTTGCATTGTGGGCAGAGTTTTAAGCTACTACTGCAGAATATACAGGGTATGTTGGcaggtctttaataaatgttctttttttttccattgtccACTCTCTGTCAGTGGACTGCAGCTGTTCACTTAAAAGGTCTGATTTAGTCTCCCaacagacagagatggagttGACAAGACCAGACTAATCTCCTATGTTCATGCTGCCCAACTAATGCcattctgattttgaaattttgaccTATGTATTTCCTATGCCTTAATGTTTATTATCTGCATGAAAGAGACATATGAAGTGCcttcctgttgtttttttttcataatctcCCTCTTGAATGCTGCCTATTTGTCAGCTTTTATTAGAAGGTCAGCAGCTTCAATGAAGATCAAAGTGAGAAAATCACATTTGCTTGTCCTCCTAccctctttctgactctgagctACAGTGTCCGCCTAAGGTAATGTCTGGGCTGTTATCTTGTAGCTCCTCTCCAGTTTGTTCTTATCAAATTAAGTCAGGGTCAGTCCTAGGAAGAGAATCAAGGTGTCTGATTGGGACCAGGTCCACACTGAGCCGTCAGTGGCTGAAGCCAAGCTTTCAGAGTCCCTTACCAGCCAAGCAAGGTCAGCATGCTGTCTAGCTCACAGTTTATTTTCAGGAATATTCACGCTTTGCTGAGTCCAAACTAATTCATCACAAGGGTGATTTAGCGGGTCGACATTGTCCTCTGCTCTTTTAGCTGATCCATAGGCATCAGGAAGTGATGTCTTAATGGAATCTATTATGTGAGGCTGTCAAGTGTTACAAAATGTGACCCCTTCAAAAGAAAGCATGTGCAACATGTAATGCTGTGATACCCCAACTCAGCCCTGCTCCAGGAGCTTTTGCCCACATCCAAACATTACTGTGTTTAGAGACAAGCCTCTTAAAGGCTGACAAAAAGCTTTGGCAGAGggcagggagggggaaaggggagaaaaaaggcaTCAAGGTAATTTTGCTGGAATAAGCTCAGCGCCTTCTGAACCCAAACTGAGGAATCTCACCATTAACCTGAATTGTACGGAAAGCTTTGTTCCTAGGGCTGATAGCATGCATGCCTTTTGAGTTATTTGTGCTTAGACTGGTTGAGTTTTCCCCTCACATATACATTGAAAACCTGCTTGACCAAATGTggcttgcatttttttttcctggcacaTAAATTACCAacctattaacttttttttttttacatttaaaacagACACTGGCATGGATAGAGTTTTACTTTTTTACTATGTACATAATTGAAAGTGTACTATTTTAGATATTTTGCAATATAAGAACACATCATGTCAAGAATGTAAACATAAGATATTTTATCTTCGTATGatgaaaatcactttgaaaatAGCCTTGTTGCTTGAATGTGGAAACTGCTTATCCTCAGAGATGTCTGTTTCACATAGATCTGTAGTCCGTATTATAAATGGGTTGCTGATCCAAGACATTTACAATATTATATGCTTATTGGTATATTTTACACTTTTTTATCCTGCATGTACTGTAAAAGGCTACAATTCTGcacaataaaaatgtttaacagTGATTCCAGTACTATAGtctgtattattttctttcttcctgctaAAACCTTTCCCTTTCATTAAGGAAAAAAGTCATATATGTTCTTTAAGTGATCCTTAGGTCTCAGCTCTAAAATTTAAGGATTACCTTATGATAGTTTGTTAGTTTATTGTGTATAAAAAGTGATTCAtttgagaaagatagagagatgcaTAGTgcaattataaagcatttacttcaggacaggcactgtgctaagtgctaaggatacaagtAAAAGCAAGTAAGACAGTTCCTGTCCT contains these protein-coding regions:
- the CAV1 gene encoding caveolin-1 isoform X2; the encoded protein is MADEMNEKQMYDAHTKEIDLVNRDPKHLNDDMVKIDFEDVIAEPEGTHSFDGIWKASFTTFTVTKYWFYRLLSALFGIPMALIWGIYFAILSFLHIWAVVPCIRSYLIEIQCISRIYSICIHTFCDPLFEAIGKIFSHVRIALQKEI
- the CAV1 gene encoding caveolin-1 isoform X1, whose amino-acid sequence is MSGGKYIDSEGLLYSAPIREQGNIYKPNNKTMADEMNEKQMYDAHTKEIDLVNRDPKHLNDDMVKIDFEDVIAEPEGTHSFDGIWKASFTTFTVTKYWFYRLLSALFGIPMALIWGIYFAILSFLHIWAVVPCIRSYLIEIQCISRIYSICIHTFCDPLFEAIGKIFSHVRIALQKEI